The Saccharomycodes ludwigii strain NBRC 1722 chromosome II, whole genome shotgun sequence genome window below encodes:
- the KGD2 gene encoding dihydrolipoyl transsuccinylase (similar to Saccharomyces cerevisiae YDR148C | KGD2 | alpha-KetoGlutarate Dehydrogenase) produces the protein MLASKSTICRSTTINLLKKRPISIFKNSITKAAKLQDQNTKFASCLFVRHKVTSVKVPPMAESLTEGSLKDYTKKVGEFIKQDELLATIETDKIDVEVNSPVTGTVTKLNFKPEDTVTVGEELAQIEEGGSPASASASAAPKEKKPTPPEKEETKSAAATPSGKPTSVKCPPMAESLTEGSLKDYTKKVGEFIKQDELLATIETDKIDVEVNAPVTGTVTKLNFKPEDTITVGDEIAEIVPGSAPTGGAAPAAPKEDVSAAPAPAAPAAAPKKEAPKPAAPKKAAPKPTSTPTPSPTAAPTFTRFSRNEHKVKMNRMRMRIAERLKESQNTAASLTTFNEVDMSAILEMRKLYKDEMIKVRGIKFGFMGLFSRACTLAAKDIPAVNGAIQGDQILYRDYTDISVAVATPKGLVTPVVRNAESLSVLEIENEIHRLSKKARDGKLTLEDMTGGTFTISNGGVFGSLYGTPIINMPQTAVLGLHGVKERPVTVNGQVVSRPMMYLALTYDHRLLDGREAVTFLRTVKELIEDPRKMLLW, from the coding sequence ATGTTAGCTTCCAAATCCACCATTTGTCGTAGTACAACAATCaatcttttgaaaaaaagaccAATCtctatatttaaaaatagcatTACAAAAGCCGCTAAACTACAAGATCAGAATACAAAATTTGCATCATGTTTGTTTGTTCGTCATAAAGTTACTAGCGTTAAAGTCCCACCAATGGCTGAATCATTGACTGAAGGCTCTTTAAAGGATTATACTAAAAAAGTTGGTGAATTTATCAAACAAGATGAATTATTAGCTACCATTGAGACTGACAAAATTGATGTTGAAGTCAATTCCCCAGTTACTGGTACTGTTACCAAATTGAATTTCAAACCAGAGGATACCGTTACTGTTGGCGAAGAGTTAGCCCAAATCGAGGAAGGTGGTAGCCCTGCTTCTGCTTCTGCTTCTGCTGCTccaaaggaaaaaaagccTACTCCTccagaaaaagaagaaactAAATCGGCTGCCGCTACACCATCTGGTAAACCAACATCTGTTAAATGTCCACCAATGGCTGAATCATTGACTGAAGGTTCTTTGAAGGATTATACTAAAAAAGTCGGTGAGTTCATCAAACAAGATGAATTATTAGCTACCATTGAGACTGACAAAATTGATGTTGAAGTCAATGCCCCAGTTACTGGTACTGTTACCAAATTGAATTTCAAACCAGAGGATACTATCACTGTTGGTGACGAAATTGCAGAAATTGTTCCAGGTTCTGCTCCAACTGGTGGTGCCGCCCCTGCCGCTCCAAAGGAAGATGTCTCAGCTGCTCCTGCTCCTGCCGCTCCTGCTGCTGCTCCTAAGAAGGAAGCTCCAAAGCCTGCTGCTCCAAAGAAGGCAGCTCCAAAGCCAACTTCTACTCCAACACCATCTCCTACAGCTGCACCAACCTTTACAAGATTCTCTCGTAACGAACATAAAGTTAAGATGAACAGAATGAGAATGAGAATTGCTGAACGTTTAAAGGAATCACAAAACACTGCTGCTTCTTTGACTACATTTAACGAAGTTGATATGAGCGCTATCTTGGAAATGCGTAAATTATACAAGGATGAAATGATTAAAGTGAGAGGCATTAAATTTGGTTTTATGGGTTTATTTTCCAGAGCTTGTACCTTGGCTGCTAAAGATATTCCAGCCGTTAATGGTGCTATTCAGGGAGACCAGATCTTGTACAGAGATTACACTGATATttctgttgctgttgccaCACCAAAGGGTTTAGTCACTCCAGTCGTTAGAAATGCTGAATCTTTATCTGTTTTAGAAATTGAAAACGAGATTCATCGTTTAAGTAAAAAGGCTAGAGATGGTAAATTAACTCTAGAAGATATGACTGGTGGTACTTTCACCATTTCTAACGGTGGTGTTTTCGGTTCCTTGTATGGTACTccaattattaatatgcCACAAACAGCTGTCTTGGGTTTGCATGGTGTTAAGGAAAGACCGGTCACTGTAAACGGCCAAGTTGTTTCCAGACCAATGATGTACTTGGCTTTGACTTATGATCATAGATTATTGGATGGTCGTGAGGCTGTCACTTTCTTGAGAACTGTTAAAGAGTTGATTGAAGACCCAAGAAAAATGTTGTTATGGTAA
- the SLX4 gene encoding Slx4p (similar to Saccharomyces cerevisiae YLR135W | SLX4 | Synthetic Lethal of unknown (X) function), whose translation MLLEGVQEDLTVTTTEKRRLELLYGNEEEREREEKRGTNTETPIFNITKSTNTEGSETETTDVDGSLVLLETQIPNAMEHIHTSINNSLSSSSENSSLDVPIVSTENDSTTNNLQKYEDLEKKNNLNNKTSQRNDICEEEKNEIENDDANDLVFINTQIHGKLEELNDKCNRIKRFKSNLQSYNHDNSGNTNKAICKESSFFKKKDLKTITSINTMNYLNNKTNNNRKGNNIRRDSKSSKVIALLSGKKNKIKDVFDKILLKKDNTDNTNETNVSLPRERTTYDEDEWLFILQLMKENLMIQPSKEEILTLRKELYSEYVNKRLCNASNDACEQSESPLIWEKSQDIPETSILYELYNENCSISAATGTSTSRNNQNRNNNSNILMSLSQAMYDNDTKSKDEETNTYTNNIPIDSQESLSSDLSVIENSTAEEEGSKIFFDEKGSNLDTLNTMLNNDTQFYTPFETPFRSPSKSAINSLKNDDDDKNSTYNGIKIQVPATRTNTIGSTLAPCDLSFPITTDIIANDNRKDTENTSSTSSISVIPDSQDDEQDDTTLFIQEAEVFISPVKVENRNRNSPLKTNSDKITLFVADSNTDSSKKDSTPPPKASELRIQLKEIGLKTRNSSTSIMLESLELFRSQSYSSKNDIFDEITKILLLKSDNDEEDFLQKIYCFQPLSFNAFHTYLKLHNSIFQFVDESTIKEWADNQGICFK comes from the coding sequence ATGCTTTTAGAAGGTGTCCAAGAAGATCTAACTGTAACTACaactgaaaaaagaaggcTTGAATTATTGTACGGGAATGAAGaggaaagagaaagagaagaGAAAAGAGGCACTAATACTGAGACACctatatttaatatcacAAAAAGTACCAATACGGAAGGAAGTGAAACGGAAACAACGGATGTGGATGGCTctttagtattattagaaacCCAAATACCGAATGCCATGGAACATATTCATACTAGCATTAACAATTCTctatcatcatcttcagaAAACAGTAGTCTAGATGTACCAATTGTAAGTACAGAAAATGACTCGACTACCaataatttacaaaaatacgAGGatttggaaaagaaaaacaatcttaataataaaacaagtCAACGAAATGATATTTGtgaggaagaaaaaaatgaaatagaAAACGATGATGCTAACGATCTTGTTTTCATAAATACTCAAATACATGGAAAATTAGAGGAACTAAACGATAAATGcaatagaataaaaaggTTTAAAAGTAATTTGCAAAGTTATAATCATGATAACAGTGGCAACACTAACAAAGCTATTTGTAAGGAgtcttcattttttaagaaaaaagacCTGAAAACCATCACTTCAATAAATACGATGAATTAtcttaataacaaaacaaataataatagaaagGGGAACAATATTAGAAGAGATAGTAAATCTTCAAAAGTTATTGCATTATTATCTggcaagaaaaataaaataaaagacgTTTTTGACAAAAtacttttgaaaaaggaTAATACTGATAACACTAATGAAACAAATGTCTCATTACCAAGAGAAAGAACCACTTATGATGAAGACGAATGgctatttattttacaacTAATGAAGGAAAATCTAATGATTCAGCCGtctaaagaagaaatattgACATTACGTAAAGAGTTATATTCCGAGTACGTTAATAAAAGACTTTGTAATGCGAGTAATGATGCTTGTGAACAAAGTGAATCTCCTTTAATATGGGAAAAATCACAAGATATTCCAGAGACTTCAATTTTGTATGAACTATACAATGAAAACTGTAGTATTTCAGCCGCTACTGGAACTTCTACTTCAagaaataatcaaaatcgTAACAATAATTCGAATATTCTTATGTCTTTATCCCAGGCTATGTATGATAACGACACAAAAAGTAAAGATGAAGAAACAAATACTTATACTAACAATATACCTATAGACTCACAGGAAAGTTTGAGCAGTGATTTGAGTGTTATAGAAAATAGCACAGCGGAAGAGGAAGGGagcaaaatattttttgatgaaaaagGTTCAAATTTAGATACATTGAATACGATGCTCAACAATGATACACAGTTTTATACTCCATTTGAAACACCTTTCAGATCGCCCTCGAAGAGTGCCATAAACAGCCTTAAAAATGACGATGACGATAAGAATAGTACTTACAATGGTATTAAAATACAAGTACCCGCTACTAGAACAAACACCATAGGAAGCACGTTAGCTCCGTGTGATTTGTCCTTCCCTATTACCACTGATATTATTGCCAACGATAATCGAAAAGACACTGAAAATACAAGTTCTACTAGTTCTATTTCTGTTATTCCTGATAGCCAAGATGATGAACAAGACGATACCacattatttattcaagAAGCCGAGGTTTTTATCTCACCTGTTAAAGTAGAGAATAGAAATAGGAATTCACCACTCAAAACAAATAGCGATAAGATAACTCTCTTTGTTGCTGATAGTAATACCGATAGTAGCAAAAAGGACTCCACTCCTCCACCTAAGGCTTCTGAATTAAGAATTCAATTGAAAGAGATTGGATTAAAGACAAGAAACTCAAGTACTAGCATAATGTTGGAATCCTTAGAACTATTTAGATCACAATCCTACTCTagtaaaaatgatatatttgatgaaattacgaaaatattactattaaaaaGTGATAATGACGAAGAAGATTTTTTACagaaaatttattgttttcaacCTCTTTCGTTCAATGCATTTCACACTTATCTTAAATTGCATAATtctattttccaatttgtAGATGAGTCCACTATTAAGGAGTGGGCTGATAATCAAggtatttgttttaaataa